One Acaryochloris thomasi RCC1774 DNA window includes the following coding sequences:
- a CDS encoding response regulator transcription factor: MKILLVEDDFSLAEVLTEALNDYGYVVDVAIDGEKGWYQATEDNYGIILLDWMLPKLDGITVCKRLRETSYTVPILMMTARDGSTDKVMGLDAGADDYVVKPIDLAELLARIRALLRRGPSTMMPVLTWGDIQLNPSNHEVFYQKQEINLTPKEFSLLELFLRSGRQVLSRRMILNQLWDFEDQPEEEAVKAHIKLLRRKFSLAGVPTDPIKTIRGIGYCLKKLN, encoded by the coding sequence ATGAAGATTCTATTAGTTGAAGATGACTTTTCCCTGGCCGAGGTACTCACTGAAGCGCTTAATGATTATGGCTATGTGGTTGATGTTGCGATCGATGGGGAAAAGGGCTGGTATCAGGCAACAGAAGATAACTACGGCATTATTCTGCTCGATTGGATGTTACCCAAACTTGATGGCATCACTGTGTGTAAGCGATTGCGGGAAACTAGCTATACGGTGCCGATTCTAATGATGACCGCTCGGGATGGCAGTACTGACAAGGTGATGGGATTAGATGCAGGTGCTGATGATTATGTTGTTAAGCCCATCGATTTAGCAGAGCTGCTTGCAAGAATTCGAGCTTTACTACGACGTGGTCCTAGCACAATGATGCCTGTCCTAACCTGGGGAGACATACAGTTGAATCCTAGCAATCATGAAGTTTTCTATCAAAAGCAGGAAATAAACCTGACACCCAAGGAATTTTCGCTACTTGAGCTTTTTTTGCGTAGTGGTCGCCAGGTTCTCAGTCGTCGAATGATCCTCAATCAACTTTGGGATTTTGAAGATCAACCAGAAGAAGAAGCCGTCAAGGCCCACATCAAGTTACTCCGACGCAAGTTCTCCTTAGCAGGTGTCCCTACAGATCCAATCAAAACCATTCGCGGTATAGGCTACTGCCTCAAAAAACTCAACTAG
- a CDS encoding tetratricopeptide repeat protein, with amino-acid sequence MSAPLDSEQSHDPQANVQQLFNQAVHWHRQRNFSQALEVYQQVLSLEPNHVDVRVNMGSLLKQMGRLEDAIATQKKALTLQPNRSDIWFNLGNTLQAQGNAAEAESAFRQSIQLQPNLAAAHFNLGRLLQQQEQLEVAAICYRAAISHNPQLTRAHTNLGNTLKALGRFDEAVRCHQQAIALSPNDPEAHYNLGNALSAQGNDAAAILAYQESLRSRPEWLEAHLRLVALLQEQKNFTAAEQQLKQARIHHPQNADVVTRLALVLKAQRRFEDAIALLKRLLSQNPANAAAHCNLGSVYSDQGRFEDAIAHLRQALQLDPDLTQAHINLGFTLGVVGQVSGAITHCQKAIALEPDSASAYINLGFALTAQGRIPEAIASFQTLLKLEPDYHPAQSNFLYALNYDSSYSRDFIAEAHRRWGAQEQAKVTTLPSYSIDQPLRIGYLSPDFRQHSVAYFIEPILKHHDREAFQVYCYANVAVPDADTERIKALGHLWRDVYALTDEQLADLIQEDHIDILIDLAGHTGNNRLPVFARQPAPIQITYLGYPNTTGLTTMNYRITDALADPPGLTECDYTETLIRLPQCFLCYQPPPNAPPVNNLPALTTGNLTLGSCNNLAKLSPQVIECWAKILQALPEAQLLMKMRCLDDPPTQERFWRLFAQHDISRERVQLYGPLQDSAEHLAFYHRLDLALDPFPYNGTTTTCESLWMGVPVITLAGQTHVSRVGLSLLSTVGLAKWVTYSPEAYVERVIAATLDLEKLATLRSTLRSTMAVSALCNAEDQTRALEHLFSKISCSL; translated from the coding sequence ATGTCTGCTCCTTTGGATTCTGAACAGTCGCATGATCCTCAGGCCAATGTTCAACAATTGTTTAACCAAGCTGTTCACTGGCATCGTCAGCGTAATTTTTCTCAAGCACTAGAAGTGTATCAACAGGTGCTTTCTCTAGAACCCAATCACGTCGATGTGCGTGTAAATATGGGAAGTCTCCTGAAGCAAATGGGACGCTTGGAAGATGCGATCGCAACCCAAAAAAAAGCCCTCACTCTCCAGCCCAACCGCTCCGACATTTGGTTCAATCTCGGCAATACTCTCCAGGCTCAAGGGAACGCAGCAGAGGCAGAGTCAGCTTTCCGCCAATCGATTCAACTGCAGCCTAACCTAGCCGCAGCCCACTTTAATCTGGGCAGATTACTCCAGCAGCAAGAGCAGCTAGAGGTAGCGGCGATCTGCTATCGAGCTGCTATTTCCCACAACCCCCAGCTCACCCGCGCCCATACCAATTTGGGCAATACGCTGAAAGCCCTAGGCCGGTTCGATGAAGCGGTGCGCTGCCATCAGCAAGCCATTGCACTGTCCCCCAACGATCCTGAAGCCCACTACAATTTGGGCAATGCCCTCTCTGCTCAAGGAAATGACGCAGCTGCAATCCTTGCCTATCAGGAAAGTCTGCGCTCTCGTCCTGAATGGCTTGAGGCCCATCTGCGTCTTGTCGCCCTTCTCCAAGAGCAGAAGAACTTTACTGCCGCTGAACAACAGCTTAAGCAGGCTCGCATTCACCATCCCCAAAATGCTGATGTGGTTACTCGGTTGGCTCTGGTGCTTAAAGCTCAGCGACGGTTTGAAGATGCGATCGCACTTCTAAAACGTTTGCTCAGCCAAAATCCAGCCAATGCCGCAGCCCACTGTAACTTGGGGTCTGTGTATAGCGACCAAGGACGGTTTGAAGATGCGATCGCACATCTGCGCCAAGCCCTTCAACTTGATCCTGACTTAACTCAGGCCCATATCAATTTAGGATTTACCCTCGGTGTTGTGGGTCAAGTCTCGGGTGCGATTACCCACTGTCAAAAGGCAATTGCCCTAGAGCCGGACAGTGCTTCTGCCTATATTAATCTGGGATTTGCCCTCACTGCTCAGGGGCGGATTCCTGAAGCGATTGCCAGCTTTCAGACCTTGTTAAAGCTAGAGCCTGACTATCATCCCGCCCAATCGAATTTTCTTTATGCCCTCAACTACGACTCTAGCTACAGCCGTGACTTTATTGCTGAGGCCCACCGTCGCTGGGGTGCACAGGAACAGGCGAAGGTGACCACCCTGCCCTCTTACTCGATTGATCAGCCGCTCCGCATTGGGTACCTGTCACCAGACTTTCGCCAGCATTCCGTTGCCTACTTTATTGAACCGATTCTCAAGCATCACGATCGTGAGGCGTTTCAGGTTTATTGCTATGCCAACGTCGCCGTCCCTGATGCCGATACGGAGAGAATTAAAGCCCTCGGGCATCTGTGGCGAGATGTCTATGCACTCACGGATGAGCAACTAGCAGATCTGATTCAAGAAGATCACATCGATATCTTGATCGACCTTGCTGGTCATACCGGTAATAATCGCCTGCCGGTTTTTGCCCGTCAGCCCGCCCCGATTCAAATCACCTACCTGGGTTACCCCAACACCACAGGGCTGACGACCATGAACTACCGCATCACTGACGCCTTAGCTGATCCTCCTGGCTTGACGGAGTGTGACTATACAGAGACCTTGATCCGACTGCCCCAGTGTTTTTTGTGCTACCAGCCGCCGCCCAATGCCCCACCCGTCAATAACTTACCTGCTCTCACCACAGGGAACCTCACCCTTGGGTCTTGCAACAATCTCGCTAAGCTATCTCCCCAGGTGATTGAGTGTTGGGCCAAGATCCTGCAGGCGCTCCCTGAAGCCCAACTGCTCATGAAGATGCGCTGCTTAGATGATCCGCCTACCCAGGAGCGATTCTGGCGCTTATTCGCCCAGCATGATATTTCGCGTGAGCGTGTACAGCTCTATGGTCCTCTTCAGGACAGTGCAGAACACCTAGCGTTCTACCACCGTCTAGATCTTGCCCTCGATCCCTTCCCCTACAATGGCACCACCACCACCTGTGAATCGCTATGGATGGGAGTACCTGTGATCACGCTAGCGGGGCAAACTCACGTGAGTCGGGTAGGATTGAGCCTGTTAAGCACTGTAGGTCTAGCGAAATGGGTGACCTATTCACCTGAAGCTTATGTTGAAAGGGTTATAGCTGCCACTCTAGATCTAGAGAAATTGGCAACATTGCGCAGCACTCTACGATCCACAATGGCTGTCTCTGCGCTATGTAATGCAGAAGATCAGACCCGAGCATTAGAACATCTGTTCTCAAAAATTTCGTGCTCCTTGTAG
- a CDS encoding beta strand repeat-containing protein: protein MSQSSLDLSSLNGSNGFVINGIDISDQSGFSVSGAGDINGDGIDDLIIGAYLADPDSTNAAGESYIVFGSSNGFNSSLNLSDLNGSNGFTINGIDISDQSGFSVSSAGDVNGDGIDDLIIGAFAANPNGNNSGESYVVFGSSNGFSSSLNLSDLNGSNGFTINGIDPTDQSGVSVSSAGDVNGDGIDDLIIGARAANPDGNTVAGESYVVFGNSNGFSSSLNLSDLDGNDGFTINGVDPFDQSGFSVSGAGDINGDGIDDVIIGAMYADPDDNDAAGESYVVFGSSSGFDSTLNLSTLNGSNGFVIHGIDSMDQSGRSVSNAGDINGDGIDDLIIGALGADPDGSSSAGESYVVFGSSNGFSSTLNLSDLDGNNGFTISGIDPFDQSGYSVSSAGDVNGDGIDDLIIGARAAGPNGNLVAGESYVVFGNSNGFSSTLNLSNINGSNGFAINGINLEDQSGFSVSGAGDVNGDGLDDLIVGAPYADPGGNGAAGESYVIFGFESGSGATEGPDQLVGTPENDTLEGLAGDDLISGGNGADVLDGGLDNDTLLGETGNDTLLGNAGLDLLQGGGGSDSLSGGLGNDTLEGQSGNDTLLGDAGLDLLQGGGGSDSLSGGLDNDTLEGQGGNDTLLGNDGADSLRGGSGSDSLSGGLNNDTLEGQGGNDTLLGGSGNDSLIGASGSDRLQGGGGDDVLGGGGNNDTLEGQAGNDTLRGNSGFDSLAGAAGNDLLQGGLANDSLNGGSDNDTLEGQSGFDVLLGGSGNDILVGGSNNDTLTGGIGADTYRFDTGFNSLGTDTITDFASNDVLELSQSVFDLGGVAGTNIVASEFATVNSLVAAENSAALIVYNRNTGDLFFNANGSAAGLGTGGQFAQLENNFNLMAEHIELTA from the coding sequence ATGTCGCAATCATCTTTAGATCTTTCTAGCCTCAACGGCAGTAATGGCTTTGTCATCAACGGCATTGACATATCTGATCAGTCTGGCTTCTCTGTGAGTGGTGCCGGCGATATTAACGGTGATGGCATTGATGACCTAATTATTGGGGCCTACCTTGCCGACCCCGACAGCACCAATGCTGCAGGTGAGAGCTATATCGTCTTTGGCAGCAGCAACGGCTTCAACAGCAGCCTCAACCTCTCCGATCTCAATGGCAGCAACGGCTTTACCATTAACGGCATTGATATATCTGACCAGTCTGGCTTCTCCGTCAGTAGTGCTGGCGATGTCAACGGAGATGGCATCGATGACCTGATTATTGGGGCCTTTGCCGCAAATCCCAACGGCAACAACTCAGGTGAGAGCTATGTCGTCTTTGGCAGCAGCAATGGCTTCAGCAGCAGCCTTAACCTCTCCGATCTCAACGGCAGCAACGGCTTTACCATTAACGGCATTGATCCAACAGATCAATCTGGCGTTTCCGTGAGCAGTGCTGGCGATGTCAACGGCGATGGCATTGATGACCTGATTATCGGTGCCAGGGCAGCAAACCCCGATGGCAACACCGTTGCGGGTGAGAGCTATGTTGTCTTTGGTAACAGTAATGGCTTCAGCAGTAGCCTCAACCTGTCCGATCTGGACGGTAATGACGGCTTTACGATTAACGGAGTTGATCCATTTGATCAATCGGGTTTCTCCGTCAGCGGCGCCGGGGATATCAATGGTGATGGCATTGATGATGTCATTATTGGTGCCATGTATGCTGACCCCGATGACAACGATGCTGCAGGCGAGAGCTATGTGGTGTTTGGCAGCAGTAGTGGCTTTGACAGCACCCTCAATCTATCGACACTCAACGGGAGTAATGGGTTTGTCATTCACGGCATTGACTCGATGGATCAGTCGGGTCGATCGGTCAGCAACGCCGGGGATATTAATGGTGATGGCATTGACGACCTAATTATCGGAGCCTTGGGTGCAGACCCAGATGGCAGTAGTTCTGCAGGTGAGAGCTACGTGGTGTTTGGCAGCAGTAATGGCTTCAGCAGCACCCTCAATCTATCCGATCTAGATGGCAATAACGGCTTCACAATCAGCGGTATTGATCCATTCGATCAATCGGGGTATTCCGTGAGCAGTGCTGGGGATGTCAACGGTGACGGCATTGACGACCTGATTATTGGTGCCAGGGCGGCAGGCCCCAATGGCAATCTTGTCGCAGGCGAGAGCTATGTGGTGTTTGGCAACAGCAATGGCTTCAGCAGCACCCTCAATTTATCCAATATCAATGGCAGCAATGGCTTTGCTATTAACGGTATCAATCTAGAGGACCAATCTGGTTTTTCCGTCAGTGGTGCTGGAGATGTCAACGGTGATGGCCTTGATGACCTGATTGTCGGTGCTCCCTATGCTGATCCGGGTGGCAATGGCGCAGCAGGCGAGAGCTACGTGATCTTTGGCTTTGAAAGCGGAAGCGGAGCGACCGAGGGTCCCGATCAGCTGGTCGGGACGCCGGAGAACGATACCTTAGAAGGCTTAGCGGGTGATGATCTGATCTCGGGCGGTAACGGTGCTGACGTCCTAGATGGTGGTCTCGACAATGACACTCTCTTGGGAGAAACAGGCAACGACACACTCCTCGGTAACGCTGGCCTTGACTTGCTCCAAGGGGGTGGCGGTAGCGACTCCCTGAGCGGAGGGCTAGGTAACGACACCCTTGAGGGACAATCAGGCAACGATACACTCCTCGGTGACGCTGGCCTTGACTTGCTCCAAGGGGGTGGCGGAAGTGACTCCCTGAGCGGAGGGCTAGATAACGACACCCTCGAAGGACAGGGCGGAAACGATACACTCCTCGGTAACGATGGCGCTGACTCACTTCGAGGGGGCAGCGGCAGTGACTCCCTAAGCGGCGGACTCAACAACGACACCCTTGAAGGACAAGGCGGAAACGATACACTTCTCGGCGGCAGCGGCAATGATTCCCTTATAGGTGCTTCGGGAAGCGATCGCCTGCAGGGCGGCGGCGGTGATGATGTTCTCGGTGGCGGTGGCAACAATGACACCCTTGAAGGGCAAGCAGGGAACGATACCCTCCGGGGCAACAGTGGCTTCGATTCTCTCGCGGGCGCAGCCGGGAATGATCTCCTACAGGGAGGCTTGGCGAATGATTCTCTCAATGGGGGCAGTGACAACGATACCCTTGAAGGACAGTCAGGCTTTGATGTCTTGCTAGGGGGCAGCGGCAACGACATCCTGGTCGGTGGCTCCAACAATGACACGCTCACGGGCGGTATTGGGGCTGACACCTATCGCTTTGATACGGGCTTTAATAGTCTAGGTACGGATACGATTACCGACTTTGCCAGTAACGATGTATTGGAGTTAAGCCAGTCCGTCTTTGACTTGGGCGGTGTTGCGGGCACGAATATTGTTGCCAGTGAGTTTGCTACAGTGAACAGCTTAGTTGCGGCAGAAAATAGTGCAGCGCTGATCGTCTACAACCGCAATACTGGCGATCTGTTCTTCAATGCCAATGGCTCCGCTGCAGGGTTGGGCACAGGTGGCCAATTCGCTCAGTTGGAGAACAACTTCAATTTGATGGCTGAGCATATTGAGCTGACGGCTTAA
- a CDS encoding pre-peptidase C-terminal domain-containing protein: protein MADNASSLYRALLIAQDYLTSFAASETFTDNLTTAFGSLLNTSTAAEFRQQWLTGDFSGISTIKVISSSDINSAFTPAAQTIYLSSEFLTANTDNPAAIATVLLEEIGHALNAQLTESNTGDEGEVFATLVQDVEPRISMQFEAIYENPGLLQEDHHDDFEEFQASSRWTSTATNGSGLQQGDPTTLTWSIVADGTFIPGFNGEPDANSDLVAFFNNIYGTTADWLPIFSSVFDRWSALSGVNYVFEANDDGAAFGSTVGLVGSRGDVRIGGHFIDGESGSNTLAYNFFPSNGEMVIDTSNFNFYSNTNNNSLSVRNTLAHELGHGLGLSHVESNNAKFLLEPFISTDFDGPQIDDILGLHRLYGDALESSTGNHNQSNDTIAAATNLGTVNSGMTVSIGTDASDSSTVVAANQTDFVSIDDNSDTDFYRFAIASPSAIDVILNPRGPSYNQGPQEGAQALFNAKALSNLSLAVFNSSGTLLRSVNNAAAGESESIAGLQLLSPGAYYVRVTGSANNVQLYDLSIAVNASSASNDNFADRFVLAGENTATTGSNIGFTGETGESSQSGVLHSAWWSWTASSTGQATLDTNGSNFNTFLSVFTGSSVNNLTTIGQNNNGGNGNQSQLSFTTVAGSTYQIAVDGVSSDQGNIALNLNFANNDSFANRLALSGQNTSVTGSNVGFTGEAGESAQSGTINSAWWSWTAAATGEVTVDTNGSNFDTFLSVFTGNAVNSLTSVGQDDDGGTNLQSLLTFSATAGTTYHIAVDGFSDNTGDITLNLAQNLEGIQRLGTGGSDQLIGGVGDDTLIGFGGNDVLFGANGGDLLRGGSGNDDISGSGGIDTLLGEGGQDTLAGGIGGDQLQGGSGNDSLRGEADNDTLQGQGGGDTLIGGSGDDSLVGASGSDLLQGGGDNDVLSGGGNNDVLAGQAGNDTLIGNSGLDILTGHAGHDLLQGGLANDELNGGNDNDTLEGQAGFDILLGGSGDDILVGGSNNDTLTGGTGADTFRFDSGFNRLGVDRITDFANGDVLQLSQSIFGLLGSAGSNIIASEFATVGSLAAAESSTAVIAYNSNDGRLYFNSNGAAAGLGSGGQFAQLDNTFDLKSNHIELIA from the coding sequence ATGGCAGATAACGCATCTTCTCTATACCGCGCTCTTTTAATTGCCCAAGATTATTTGACCTCCTTTGCTGCCAGCGAAACCTTCACCGACAATTTGACTACGGCTTTTGGCAGTCTTCTCAACACTTCAACTGCTGCAGAATTTCGACAGCAATGGTTAACCGGTGACTTCAGCGGCATCTCAACGATCAAAGTCATCTCATCTAGCGACATCAACAGTGCCTTTACCCCCGCAGCCCAAACCATTTACCTCTCTTCAGAATTTCTGACCGCCAACACCGACAATCCTGCCGCCATCGCCACAGTGCTGCTAGAAGAGATCGGTCACGCCCTCAATGCCCAGCTCACAGAAAGCAATACAGGCGATGAAGGAGAAGTCTTCGCAACCTTAGTCCAGGACGTGGAGCCAAGGATCTCCATGCAATTCGAAGCCATCTATGAAAATCCGGGCCTCTTACAAGAAGACCACCACGATGACTTTGAAGAATTCCAAGCCTCATCAAGATGGACCTCTACTGCAACCAATGGCTCAGGTTTACAGCAAGGCGACCCCACAACCTTAACGTGGAGCATTGTCGCAGACGGCACCTTCATTCCTGGCTTCAACGGTGAACCCGATGCCAACAGTGACTTAGTTGCATTCTTCAACAACATCTACGGCACCACGGCAGACTGGCTACCGATCTTTAGCAGCGTCTTTGACCGCTGGAGTGCCCTATCCGGCGTCAACTATGTCTTTGAAGCCAATGATGACGGAGCCGCATTTGGCAGTACCGTAGGACTTGTAGGCAGCCGTGGCGATGTGCGCATTGGCGGTCACTTTATTGACGGCGAATCGGGTTCCAACACTCTGGCCTACAACTTCTTCCCCAGCAACGGGGAAATGGTCATTGATACCTCTAACTTCAACTTCTATTCCAACACCAACAACAATTCTCTCAGCGTTCGCAATACCCTCGCCCATGAACTGGGACACGGCTTGGGATTAAGTCATGTCGAATCGAACAACGCCAAATTTTTGCTCGAGCCTTTTATCAGCACCGACTTTGATGGCCCTCAAATTGACGACATTCTAGGCTTACACCGCCTCTATGGTGATGCCCTCGAATCCAGCACAGGCAACCATAACCAATCCAATGACACTATTGCTGCAGCCACCAACTTAGGGACTGTCAATTCAGGAATGACGGTCTCCATCGGCACAGACGCTTCCGATAGCAGCACCGTTGTTGCAGCCAATCAGACCGACTTCGTTAGTATCGACGACAACTCAGATACTGATTTTTATCGATTTGCGATCGCAAGCCCCTCCGCCATTGACGTCATTCTCAATCCCCGTGGTCCCTCCTACAACCAAGGCCCGCAGGAAGGCGCACAGGCCCTCTTCAACGCCAAAGCACTCAGCAATTTATCCCTAGCCGTTTTCAACAGCAGCGGCACTCTATTACGGAGCGTCAATAACGCTGCAGCCGGGGAGAGCGAGAGCATTGCAGGTCTGCAGCTATTGTCTCCGGGAGCCTATTACGTACGGGTAACGGGCAGCGCTAACAATGTGCAGCTCTATGATTTAAGTATTGCAGTCAATGCCAGTTCTGCATCCAACGATAATTTTGCAGATCGCTTTGTTCTAGCCGGTGAAAACACAGCAACAACCGGCTCTAACATCGGATTCACAGGCGAAACAGGCGAATCTAGCCAATCCGGTGTTCTTCACTCAGCCTGGTGGAGTTGGACCGCATCCTCGACCGGACAGGCCACCCTTGACACGAATGGCAGCAACTTTAATACCTTCCTATCTGTCTTTACGGGCAGCTCAGTCAATAACTTAACGACCATTGGGCAAAACAATAACGGCGGCAACGGCAATCAAAGCCAGCTCAGCTTTACAACGGTCGCCGGAAGCACTTACCAGATTGCCGTAGATGGCGTCTCTAGCGATCAAGGTAACATTGCGCTCAACCTCAACTTTGCCAACAACGATAGCTTCGCCAATCGCCTTGCTCTAAGTGGTCAAAATACTAGCGTGACCGGCTCTAACGTCGGTTTCACCGGCGAAGCAGGGGAGTCCGCCCAAAGCGGCACCATCAACTCAGCTTGGTGGAGCTGGACTGCTGCTGCAACGGGAGAAGTCACGGTCGATACCAACGGGAGTAACTTTGATACCTTCCTATCGGTCTTCACCGGCAATGCAGTGAATAGCTTGACAAGCGTAGGGCAAGACGATGATGGCGGCACGAATCTCCAGAGCCTCTTAACGTTCTCAGCCACAGCCGGGACAACGTATCACATCGCGGTTGATGGCTTCAGCGACAATACAGGCGACATTACGCTGAACCTAGCTCAGAACCTTGAAGGTATCCAACGCCTTGGCACCGGCGGTTCAGATCAGCTTATAGGTGGTGTCGGAGACGATACCTTAATCGGGTTCGGCGGCAATGACGTGCTATTTGGCGCCAACGGTGGCGACCTATTACGCGGCGGTAGCGGCAACGATGACATCAGCGGCAGCGGCGGTATTGACACCCTGCTGGGCGAAGGTGGTCAGGATACCCTCGCAGGCGGTATCGGCGGCGATCAACTACAGGGGGGAAGCGGTAACGACTCCCTGCGTGGCGAAGCTGATAACGACACCCTACAAGGACAAGGGGGCGGCGACACGCTAATTGGCGGCAGCGGTGACGATTCATTGGTGGGTGCTTCAGGAAGCGACCTGCTGCAGGGAGGAGGAGATAACGACGTTCTCAGTGGCGGCGGCAATAACGATGTTCTTGCAGGCCAAGCAGGCAACGACACTCTGATTGGCAACAGTGGCTTGGACATCCTCACGGGACATGCGGGACATGATCTGCTTCAGGGTGGCCTTGCGAATGATGAACTCAATGGCGGCAACGATAATGACACGCTCGAAGGCCAAGCGGGCTTCGATATTTTACTCGGCGGCAGCGGCGACGACATTCTGGTGGGTGGCTCGAATAATGACACGCTCACAGGCGGTACCGGGGCCGACACGTTCCGGTTTGACAGTGGCTTCAATCGCCTAGGCGTCGATAGAATTACAGACTTTGCCAATGGCGATGTACTGCAGCTTAGTCAGTCAATCTTTGGTTTGCTCGGCAGCGCAGGTAGCAACATTATCGCTAGCGAATTTGCCACGGTAGGGAGCTTAGCAGCAGCAGAAAGCAGTACAGCAGTGATTGCTTACAACAGCAACGATGGCCGCTTATACTTCAATTCTAACGGAGCAGCAGCTGGGCTAGGTTCGGGAGGCCAGTTTGCCCAGTTAGACAATACTTTTGATCTAAAGTCCAATCATATTGAACTGATTGCATAG